In a genomic window of Marivirga arenosa:
- a CDS encoding Arm DNA-binding domain-containing protein: protein MYLRISTTNSRVEYSLSRKVEFKKWNYNKQRLGGSTQETKKLNRFLDQLIDRIHKIYEELILNQEYVTAEVIRNKLFNLEEESEITLLYLSKYHLENFTN, encoded by the coding sequence TTGTATCTGCGAATTTCAACCACCAATTCGAGAGTAGAATATTCACTCAGTAGAAAAGTAGAATTCAAAAAGTGGAACTATAACAAGCAAAGGTTAGGAGGATCCACTCAGGAAACAAAAAAGTTAAATCGTTTCCTGGATCAACTAATAGATAGAATTCACAAAATTTATGAAGAGCTGATACTGAACCAAGAATATGTAACAGCCGAAGTAATTAGAAACAAACTTTTCAACCTGGAAGAAGAAAGCGAAATCACCCTACTCTATCTTTCAAAGTATCACTTAGAGAACTTCACAAACTAA
- a CDS encoding helix-turn-helix domain-containing protein, with amino-acid sequence MILAAGNNHNEWLEFKLELLDDFRKLLAEQKGIPTKKWLRSEEVKKLLNISPGTLQNLRVNGTLPFTKMGGVLYYDAQDIQNILQSNKIG; translated from the coding sequence ATGATTCTGGCAGCCGGAAATAATCACAACGAATGGCTTGAATTCAAACTGGAATTACTCGATGATTTCAGAAAGCTTTTAGCAGAACAAAAAGGGATCCCCACCAAAAAGTGGCTACGATCCGAAGAAGTCAAAAAGCTTTTAAACATCAGTCCGGGTACACTCCAAAATTTGAGAGTAAACGGCACACTCCCCTTCACAAAAATGGGTGGTGTTTTATACTACGATGCACAGGATATTCAAAATATCTTACAATCAAATAAGATAGGCTGA
- a CDS encoding site-specific integrase, which produces MEKNPFKKYQTHFEKFEREYLDGNELQAIEEKEFNIPRLEMVRDIFIFSCYTGLSYVDIYHLSKDNISIGMDGERWIHLKRKKKTNTSFSVMLLPKAEHIIEKYTDHPRAFENQLLPVLSNQKTNAYLKEIADLCGIKKTLTFHIARHTFATTVTLTNGVPIETVSKMLGHTKLATTQIYAKVVENKIGEDMAALKQKLSQSEQLKKAD; this is translated from the coding sequence ATAGAAAAGAACCCATTTAAAAAATATCAAACCCATTTTGAAAAATTTGAAAGAGAATATCTGGATGGGAATGAACTTCAAGCCATTGAGGAAAAAGAGTTTAATATCCCAAGGCTCGAAATGGTAAGAGATATCTTTATATTCAGCTGTTATACAGGCCTATCTTATGTTGATATCTATCATTTATCGAAAGATAATATTTCTATAGGCATGGATGGTGAGAGATGGATTCATTTGAAAAGAAAAAAGAAAACGAATACATCCTTCTCGGTGATGCTTTTGCCAAAGGCAGAACACATTATTGAAAAATATACAGATCATCCAAGAGCTTTTGAAAATCAGCTTTTACCTGTTTTATCTAACCAAAAAACCAACGCCTATCTAAAGGAAATTGCAGATCTATGCGGCATAAAGAAAACGCTAACCTTTCATATAGCCCGACATACCTTTGCCACCACGGTTACTCTTACGAATGGAGTACCGATTGAAACAGTGAGCAAAATGTTAGGCCATACCAAGTTGGCCACCACACAGATTTACGCTAAAGTGGTCGAGAATAAAATAGGTGAAGATATGGCTGCACTAAAGCAGAAATTATCACAATCCGAGCAACTGAAAAAGGCAGATTAA